A single window of Gossypium arboreum isolate Shixiya-1 chromosome 13, ASM2569848v2, whole genome shotgun sequence DNA harbors:
- the LOC108463139 gene encoding cytochrome P450 78A5-like: MSLDHGLLLFQSPLLSFEAFLWAILLVGIVSLWLSPGGHAWARYRSKASVAIPGPLGSPVLGLLTVFTGATPHRALAKLAESVKAVKLMAFSVGFTRFIVSSDPETARDILNNSAFADRPVKESAYELLFHRAMGFAPYGEYWRNLRRISATHLFSPKRIAGFEGFRRETGSKMVEQVKCLMEAKGEVFIRKLLHFGSLNNVMTTVFGKKYDFEKPGEGLELEELVSEGYELLGIFNWSDHFPLLRWLDLQGVRKRCRNLVSKVNVFVGKIIEEHRVNRVNGGFNDGDAKVGDFVDVLLHLEKHEKLSDSDMIAVLWEMIFRGTDTVAILLEWILARMVLHPEIQAKAQAEIDGVVGSSKLVSDSDIQNLPCVRAIVKETLRVHPPGPLLSWARLAIHDVHIGDNFIPAGTTAMVNMWAITHSEKVWAEPEKFKPERFMEEDVSIMGPDLRLAPFGSGRRVCPGKAMGLATVHLWLAQLLQAFKWVPCEDKDVDLLEHLKLSMEMKKPLVCKAMPRFA, encoded by the exons ATGTCACTTGATCATGGTTTGCTGTTGTTTCAATCACCTTTGTTGAGCTTTGAAGCCTTTCTGTGGGCTATTCTATTGGTTGGAATAGTTTCCTTGTGGCTTTCACCAGGGGGTCATGCGTGGGCTCGTTATAGGTCCAAGGCAAGTGTTGCCATCCCTGGTCCACTTGGTTCCCCAGTACTTGGGTTGCTCACCGTGTTCACCGGTGCCACCCCTCACCGAGCCCTGGCTAAACTTGCTGAAAGCGTTAAGGCAGTGAAGTTGATGGCTTTTTCCGTGGGGTTCACTCGGTTTATCGTGTCCAGTGACCCTGAAACCGCGAGGGATATCCTCAACAACTCAGCTTTCGCTGATAGGCCAGTGAAGGAATCAGCCTATGAGCTTTTGTTTCATAGGGCAATGGGGTTTGCTCCTTACGGTGAGTATTGGAGGAACTTGAGGCGTATCTCAGCCACCCATTTGTTCAGTCCCAAGAGAATCGCTGGCTTTGAAGGGTTCAGACGTGAGACCGGTTCCAAAATGGTGGAACAGGTGAAGTGTTTAATGGAAGCAAAAGGTGAAGTTTTTATACGAAAGCTGCTTCATTTTGGGTCTTTGAACAATGTGATGACCACTGTGTTCGGTAAAAAGTACGACTTTGAGAAGCCTGGGGAAGGGTTGGAGCTAGAGGAGCTTGTTAGTGAAGGCTACGAGTTGTTGGGGATATTCAACTGGAGTGACCATTTCCCTCTTCTACGCTGGCTTGATTTGCAAGGAGTAAGGAAAAGATGTAGGAATCTGGTCTCAAAAGTTAATGTGTTTGTTGGGAAGATCATAGAAGAACATAGGGTGAATAGGGTTAATGGAGGTTTCAATGATGGTGACGCCAAAGTTGGGGACTTTGTTGATGTGTTGCTTCATTTGGAGAAACATGAGAAACTTAGTGACTCCGATATGATTGCTGTCTTATGG gaaatgatatttaggggTACTGATACTGTAGCAATCTTGTTGGAATGGATCCTAGCAAGAATGGTTTTACACCCTGAAATCCAAGCAAAGGCTCAAGCTGAGATTGATGGTGTTGTTGGGAGCTCAAAGTTGGTATCAGATTCTGATATTCAAAACCTGCCTTGTGTTCGAGCCATTGTGAAGGAGACCCTTAGGGTGCATCCACCAGGGCCACTTCTCTCATGGGCTCGCCTAGCCATCCATGATGTTCACATAGGTGACAATTTCATCCCAGCAGGCACAACAGCAATGGTGAACATGTGGGCAATCACTCACAGTGAAAAGGTATGGGCTGAGCCAGAAAAGTTCAAGCCAGAGCGGTTCATGGAAGAAGATGTGAGCATTATGGGACCTGATCTTAGATTGGCTCCTTTTGGTTCTGGTAGGAGGGTTTGCCCAGGTAAAGCCATGGGTTTGGCCACTGTCCATCTCTGGTTGGCTCAGTTACTCCAAGCTTTCAAATGGGTCCCTTGTGAGGACAAAGATGTGGACCTGCTTGAACATTTGAAACTCTCCATGGAAATGAAGAAGCCTCTGGTTTGCAAGGCAATGCCTAGGTTTGCTTAA